AAAAGTATATCATTAGGAAAATAACCATAACTAATTGGAAACTCTGTACTACAATTTGCTTACCTATTACCCAAATAGTTTATTACTCTCTTTAATATATCAAGAAATTCTATCAAAATCTGGTATCTTTAAATAGTACAACAATATATTAAAAATATTTCATCAGTACTTGTTTATTATTACTAATTAATTTATAATACAAACACCCCATAGCAAAATAGACCTTTTCTATCAAATTGGGGCATTTTTATTTACATCAGTATATAAACAAAAAGATTAACAAGTATATGGATATTAGCCAATTCATATCAGACTACCCAGTAATATTAGCACCAATGTCTGGTGTGACTGATCTTCCATTTCGTACTCTTATAAAGAACCTGGGTGCTGGACTATTAGTATCAGAAATGATCGCAAGTCATGCAATGATTATACAAACTAAACAAAGTTTGCAAAAATCACAAATTCAAACTAACACTGCTGTACAACTATCCGGATGCAACCCCACAATAATGGCAGAAGCTGCAAAACTTAATGAAGACATGGGAACAAAAATTATAGATATAAATTTTGGATGTCCTGTTAAGAAAGTAGTCAACAGTTATGCTGGCTCAGCACTAATGAAAGATGAAATTACAGCTGCAAAAATCCTAGAATCTGTAGTAAAGGCAGTCAAGATTCCAGTAACACTAAAAATGCGTACTGGATGGGATAGTAATCACCTAAATTCACCTCAATTGGCTAAGATTGCTGAAGAAACTGGAATAAAAATGATAACAATACACGGTAGAACAAGAACACAAATGTTTACTGGAAAGGCAGATTGGAAATTTATTAGCAATATCAAGAAATGTGTAAAAATTCCTGTGATAGCCAATGGAGATATAAAAAACTTACATGATATAAAAACATCACTAAAAGAATCACAAGCAGATGGTATTATGATAGGAAGAGGAATATACGGAAAGCCGTGGTTTATTAATCAAGCTTTACATTTTATAAAATCAGGTACTATTTTACCTGATCCTTCTCCATCAGAAAAATTGCAAATTATCACAAATCACTATGATCACATGATAGAATATTATGGAAAAGACATCGGAACGAAAATATCAAAAAAACACATAGGATGGTATAGTGCTTCTCTAGATAATTCAGCAGAATTTAGATCTCAAATAAATTGCTCAAATGACCACAATTTTATTAGAGATAAAATAACAGATTTCTTTTCACAAAATTAATATCTTTTTTTACACAGTAAATTAACATTTAATTGTCACTTTAATACATGTATCCAATAACATTTCATATTGGAAACGTGCTTTTTTACAAATTCAGTATTCTACATCAGAAACATATTTTTGTTTAAAATGATAAACAAATATCTAATTGTTTGTTTAATACACATGCCCTATAAAATTTTATGATTGACAATATATTTATAGTATGATATCAGGTTGAGTTTGTCGTTTCTGAATATTAATTATTTTATGAAAGATCTACAAACAGATAAAGAATTACTCAGGACTCTTGTAAGCAAGGGACTAAAACAA
This Ehrlichia japonica DNA region includes the following protein-coding sequences:
- the dusB gene encoding tRNA dihydrouridine synthase DusB — its product is MDISQFISDYPVILAPMSGVTDLPFRTLIKNLGAGLLVSEMIASHAMIIQTKQSLQKSQIQTNTAVQLSGCNPTIMAEAAKLNEDMGTKIIDINFGCPVKKVVNSYAGSALMKDEITAAKILESVVKAVKIPVTLKMRTGWDSNHLNSPQLAKIAEETGIKMITIHGRTRTQMFTGKADWKFISNIKKCVKIPVIANGDIKNLHDIKTSLKESQADGIMIGRGIYGKPWFINQALHFIKSGTILPDPSPSEKLQIITNHYDHMIEYYGKDIGTKISKKHIGWYSASLDNSAEFRSQINCSNDHNFIRDKITDFFSQN